From one Plantibacter flavus genomic stretch:
- a CDS encoding CoA transferase subunit A — protein sequence MTKHWSSAAEALHEVVRDGATIAVGGFGLSGNPTDLIEALRDTGATDLTIVSNNMGVDGKGLGILLENRQVRKVVASYVGENKLFAKQFLDGELEVEFTPQGTLAERLRAGGAGIAGFYTKTGVGTPVAEGKPTEVFDGETYVLERGIVADVALVHAFRADREGNLVFRHTARNFNPIVATAGRLTIAEAEEVVEDGYLDPNSVVTPGIFVQRLVTATPRVKDIEQRTVRPAAATTTPAGA from the coding sequence ATGACGAAACACTGGTCGAGCGCCGCCGAGGCGCTGCACGAGGTCGTCCGGGACGGAGCGACCATCGCGGTCGGCGGGTTCGGCCTGAGCGGCAACCCGACCGACCTCATCGAGGCTTTGCGGGACACGGGTGCCACCGACCTCACGATCGTCTCCAACAACATGGGCGTCGACGGCAAAGGCCTCGGCATCCTCCTCGAGAACCGTCAGGTGCGGAAGGTCGTCGCGTCGTACGTGGGCGAGAACAAGCTCTTCGCCAAGCAGTTCCTCGACGGCGAGCTCGAGGTCGAGTTCACCCCGCAGGGCACGCTCGCCGAGCGGCTGCGCGCGGGCGGCGCCGGTATCGCCGGGTTCTACACGAAGACCGGCGTCGGCACCCCGGTCGCCGAGGGCAAGCCGACGGAGGTGTTCGACGGGGAGACCTACGTCCTCGAGCGCGGCATCGTCGCCGACGTGGCCCTCGTCCACGCGTTCCGCGCCGATCGCGAGGGCAACCTCGTCTTCCGGCACACCGCGCGGAACTTCAACCCGATCGTCGCGACCGCCGGCCGGCTGACGATCGCCGAGGCCGAGGAGGTCGTCGAGGACGGCTACCTCGACCCGAACAGCGTCGTCACCCCCGGCATCTTCGTCCAGCGGCTCGTCACGGCGACGCCGCGGGTGAAGGACATCGAACAGCGCACCGTCCGCCCGGCGGCCGCCACCACGACACCGGCAGGAGCCTGA
- a CDS encoding aldo/keto reductase, translating into MTDTTTRPATAAGTFSLGGDLTVNRLGYGTMQLTGEGVWGEPDDRDGAIRLIKRAAELGVNFFDSADAYGPDVTDTLLREALHPYDDIVIATKVGQTRQGPGEWTPTGVPAYLRQQVELGLRRLAVDRIDLLQLHRIDPTVPFEDQIGELRKLQDEGKIRHIGLSQVSVAEVEAAQQIAPIASVQNLYNLTDRSSEDLLDWSTEHGVAFIPWFPLATGALSKEDGPLTQLAERHDATPSQLALAWLLKRSPVMLPIPGTSSIEHLEDNLQGATIELTDDEFEELSAVSE; encoded by the coding sequence ATGACCGACACCACCACACGCCCCGCAACCGCCGCCGGCACCTTCTCGCTCGGCGGCGACCTCACCGTCAACCGACTCGGCTACGGCACGATGCAGCTGACCGGCGAGGGTGTCTGGGGCGAGCCCGACGACCGCGATGGCGCCATCCGCCTGATCAAGCGCGCCGCCGAGCTCGGCGTGAACTTCTTCGACAGCGCCGACGCCTACGGCCCCGACGTCACCGACACCCTCCTCCGCGAGGCCCTGCACCCCTACGACGACATCGTGATCGCGACGAAGGTCGGCCAGACGCGACAGGGTCCCGGCGAGTGGACGCCCACCGGCGTGCCCGCCTACCTCCGCCAGCAGGTCGAGCTCGGCCTCCGCCGCCTCGCCGTCGACCGCATCGACCTCCTGCAGTTGCACCGGATCGACCCGACCGTGCCGTTCGAGGACCAGATCGGCGAACTGCGCAAGCTGCAGGACGAGGGCAAGATCCGGCACATCGGCCTCAGCCAGGTCAGCGTCGCCGAGGTCGAGGCGGCCCAGCAGATCGCTCCGATCGCGTCGGTGCAGAACCTCTACAACCTCACCGACCGCTCCTCGGAGGACCTCCTCGACTGGTCGACGGAGCACGGCGTCGCCTTCATCCCGTGGTTCCCGCTCGCGACCGGCGCGCTCAGCAAGGAGGACGGCCCGCTCACGCAGCTCGCCGAGCGACACGACGCGACCCCGTCGCAGCTCGCGCTGGCCTGGCTGCTCAAGCGCTCGCCCGTCATGCTCCCGATCCCGGGGACGTCGAGCATCGAGCACCTCGAGGACAACCTGCAGGGCGCGACGATCGAGCTCACCGACGACGAGTTCGAGGAGCTGTCCGCCGTCTCGGAGTAG
- a CDS encoding IclR family transcriptional regulator, with protein sequence MRGAQVVSRVSRILKIVSEHPGGASSSAVAAAAGLTRPTAHRLLASLAAEGFLDHDVRAARWHLGPELFLLGSLAAERYDVAELARESVRILAHESGESAFLSVRRGFETVCLLREEGSFPVRSFVLAEGVRFPLGVASAGLAILAFSSDGEIDDYLGRVDLDERWGEAHAADRVRERIRETRERGYAVNPALILEGSWGMGAAVFDAAGKPAWALSLTGIESRFRPERQAFLGGLLLEQAHELSKRLR encoded by the coding sequence ATGCGCGGCGCCCAGGTCGTCTCGCGCGTGAGTCGGATCCTCAAGATCGTGTCGGAGCATCCCGGCGGGGCGTCGTCTTCGGCGGTGGCCGCGGCCGCCGGGCTCACACGACCGACGGCGCACCGCCTGCTCGCCTCGCTCGCTGCCGAGGGCTTCCTCGACCACGACGTCCGCGCCGCCCGGTGGCACCTCGGTCCGGAGCTGTTCCTCCTCGGATCGCTCGCGGCGGAGCGGTACGACGTCGCGGAGCTCGCCCGGGAGAGCGTGCGGATCCTCGCGCACGAGAGCGGCGAAAGCGCCTTCCTGTCGGTGCGCCGTGGCTTCGAGACCGTGTGTCTGTTGCGCGAGGAGGGGAGTTTCCCAGTGCGGTCGTTCGTGCTGGCGGAGGGGGTCCGCTTCCCGCTGGGGGTCGCGTCGGCAGGACTGGCGATCCTCGCGTTCTCCAGCGACGGGGAGATCGACGACTACCTGGGTCGCGTCGACCTCGACGAGCGGTGGGGCGAGGCCCACGCCGCCGATCGCGTGCGCGAGCGGATCCGTGAGACGCGCGAGCGCGGGTACGCCGTGAACCCGGCGCTCATCCTCGAAGGCAGCTGGGGCATGGGTGCAGCGGTCTTCGATGCGGCGGGGAAGCCCGCCTGGGCGCTCAGTCTCACCGGGATCGAGTCCCGGTTCCGGCCTGAGCGCCAGGCCTTCCTCGGTGGCCTGCTGCTGGAGCAGGCACACGAGCTGTCGAAGCGCCTCCGCTGA
- a CDS encoding LysR family transcriptional regulator — translation MLDVRRLRLLRELKIRGTIAEVAAALNFSPSSVSQQLSVLEQETGVELLRKVGRRVQLTPQAEILVGHTDALLDTLERAEADLGASLTTVSGTIRVAVFQSAALALMPAALSAMRRDHPDVRVEMVQHEPETALAETWARDFDVVVAEQYPAHAAPRHPGLDRRQLATDPIRLACPPVANEIHPVLRIEDAADLPWVMEPHGAASRHFAEQLCRRAGFEPDVRYQTADLQAQIRLIESGNAVALIPDLQWAGEPASCRLVDLPDLPRRTIFTSAREAGVTRPAIVAFRAALEDAAA, via the coding sequence GCTGCGCGAACTCAAGATCCGCGGGACGATCGCCGAGGTCGCCGCAGCCCTCAACTTCAGCCCCTCCTCCGTGTCGCAGCAGCTCTCCGTCCTCGAGCAGGAGACCGGTGTCGAGCTCCTGCGGAAGGTCGGTCGACGGGTGCAGCTCACCCCGCAGGCCGAGATCCTCGTGGGACACACGGATGCCCTCCTCGACACGCTCGAGCGCGCAGAAGCCGACCTCGGGGCGTCCCTCACGACCGTGTCGGGCACCATCCGTGTCGCGGTCTTCCAGTCGGCGGCGCTCGCGCTCATGCCGGCGGCCCTCAGCGCCATGCGCCGCGACCACCCGGACGTCCGCGTCGAGATGGTGCAGCACGAACCGGAGACGGCGCTGGCCGAGACATGGGCGCGCGACTTCGACGTCGTCGTCGCGGAGCAGTATCCCGCCCACGCCGCCCCGCGGCACCCCGGACTCGACCGCCGTCAGCTCGCCACCGACCCCATCCGACTCGCGTGCCCGCCGGTCGCGAACGAGATCCACCCGGTCCTGCGCATCGAGGACGCGGCCGACCTCCCCTGGGTGATGGAGCCGCACGGAGCGGCGTCGCGACACTTCGCCGAGCAGTTGTGCCGCCGCGCGGGGTTCGAGCCCGACGTCCGCTACCAGACCGCCGACCTCCAGGCGCAGATCCGGTTGATCGAGTCCGGCAACGCGGTCGCCCTCATCCCCGACCTCCAGTGGGCGGGCGAACCGGCCAGCTGTCGCCTCGTCGACCTGCCCGACCTCCCGCGACGCACCATCTTCACCTCCGCGCGCGAGGCCGGCGTCACCCGCCCGGCGATCGTCGCCTTCCGCGCCGCCCTCGAGGACGCAGCGGCCTGA